In Euwallacea similis isolate ESF13 chromosome 5, ESF131.1, whole genome shotgun sequence, a single window of DNA contains:
- the LOC136409288 gene encoding uncharacterized protein produces MSLNKRNKGKNCASRSRKSKRGQKCKKQRKQTSTKQPDSIEKNPTNRPEQKNDTQSEETVKRSRFYCRKYEEFHDHFLNYSQIEDFLIKIKTEYPETIDIMTIGQSAQGRSIYLVLITTGEASSTHTKFATFIEAGLKGEDTFAVSNAIYMIDYLCKNQSYIKIMDYFIAPCGNPDAYDQFVRSKAEAGLKESSEKDLCAFNKKNNDDGTKSDSKKTENEEKSRSAESAKLHDNLNHANLKAKRNCGGNEKREKQNEAPHVHMDLSMNFPVILGLNDMKNTKTSVFLEKIKIWKENYIKTSPETHALIRAINYLFAIKLVISLREDGESICYPFGFCTGCTEDTINLKEVAKKGVSSIIGRNFQCGSLFDIQGMKYGHLIDFIKLERGQSIEYMYNIQVHRKTANYDEKAELKKLMYYGNQIMECIKRMSTAVYMSLTPMTGNRNIETKYTKSNSKKFNSSEDEFDLDES; encoded by the exons AATGTAAGAAACAAAGAAAGCAAACCTCGACAAAACAACCGGACTCGATAGAGAAAAATCCGACCAACAGACCTGAACAGAAGAATGACACTCAAAGTGAAGAAACTGTTAAACGTTCCCGATTCTACTGCAGGAAGTACGAAGAATTTCACGACCATTTTCTGAATTATTCCcaaattgaagattttctgATCAAAATTAAGACGGAGTATCCTGAAACCATAGACATAATGACCATAGGCCAATCAGCTCAAG GCAGATCCATTTATCTGGTACTAATAACCACAGGTGAGGCCTCATCAACCCATACAAAATTTGCCACTTTCATCGAAGCTGGGCTGAAAGGCGAAGATACATTCGCAGTCTCAAATGCAATTTATATGATCGACTATTTGTGCAAAAATCAGTCCTACATTAAAATTATGGATTACTTCATCGCCCCTTGTGGAAATCCTGACGCTTATGACCAGTTCGTGAGGAGCAAAGCTGAAGCCGGTCTAAAAGAAAGTAGCGAAAAGGATCTTTGTGCTTTCAACAAAAAGAATAACGATGATGGTACCAAGTCTGATAGTAAGAAGACAGAAAATGAGGAGAAGAGCAGGAGTGCTGAGTCTGCAAAGCTGCACGACAATCTTAATCATGCAAACCTAAAAGCTAAAAGAAATTGTGGAGGAAACGAAAAGCGCGAGAAACAGAACGAAGCTCCGCATGTTCATATGGATTTGAGCATGAACTTCCCTGTAATTCTTGGCTTGAATGATATGAAGAACACGAAAACAAGTGTATTTCTAG aaaaaataaaaatctggaAAGAAAACTACATCAAAACCTCCCCCGAGACTCACGCTCTAATAAGAGCAATCAATTACTTATTTGCAATCAAACTCGTGATTTCCCTAAGAGAAGATGGGGAATCCATATGTTACCCGTTCGGCTTTTGTACAGGCTGCACCGAAGATACCATCAATCTTAAGGAGGTCGCCAAAAAGGGTGTATCTTCCATCATAGGACGGAACTTCCAATGTGGCAGTCTCTTTGATATCCAAGGCATGAAATACGGCCATTTAAtagatttcataaaattggAAAGAGGGCAATCTATTGAGTACATGTACAATATTCAAGTGCACAGGAAGACTGCCAACTATGACGAGAAAGCGGAGCTGAAGAAGTTGATGTATTACGGGAATCAGATTATGGAATGCATCAAGAGAATGTCTACGGCCGTTTATATGTCCCTCACTCCTATGACTGGCAATAGAAACATTGAAACCAAATATACCAAGTCAAACTCGAAGAAGTTCAATTCATCCGAAGACGAGTTTGATTTGgatgaaagttaa